One window from the genome of Rufibacter tibetensis encodes:
- a CDS encoding cation:proton antiporter domain-containing protein, with product MIVLSYVFDIVARRSKIPSVILLLTTGIFLQVAATYFNVALPGMRSILELFGIIGLILIVLEGALDLELKREKLPLIRKTLITATLTLLITAALIAWFVNFWLNVPYQIAIVNAIPLAVISSAIAIPSVTNLTPEKREFIVYEATFSDIIGIIAFNFAVQNERVGVGSFVALAVDLVSILLISVVCCLILLFFVDKIKSHIKFFLIIAILILLYSIGKKLHLSSLLMVLCFGLMLNNAALFIKDRLGKYISLRSLQSEIVQLKQINGESAFVIRTFFFLLFGFSIDLQELYQLDIWVLGFTIFSIILLVRYAYLQYIAKVPLIPELFIAPRGLITILLFYSIPSQYVIEGMNESVLFFVVLLSSLLMMLGLMLTRNNVNDIPNY from the coding sequence TTGATTGTTCTTTCCTATGTGTTTGACATAGTGGCAAGACGGTCAAAAATACCCTCAGTCATTCTGTTACTCACCACAGGTATCTTTTTACAGGTGGCCGCTACCTACTTCAATGTGGCTTTACCTGGCATGCGGAGCATCCTGGAACTGTTTGGCATTATCGGGTTGATTCTGATTGTGCTGGAAGGGGCCCTGGACCTGGAACTGAAAAGGGAGAAGTTGCCGCTCATCAGAAAAACATTAATTACGGCCACGCTCACGCTATTGATCACGGCGGCCCTTATTGCGTGGTTTGTAAATTTCTGGCTGAATGTCCCTTACCAGATTGCCATTGTCAATGCCATTCCGTTGGCCGTAATCAGCAGCGCCATCGCTATCCCCAGTGTTACCAACCTGACCCCTGAGAAACGCGAGTTCATAGTGTATGAGGCTACCTTCTCAGACATTATAGGAATTATCGCTTTTAACTTTGCGGTGCAGAATGAGCGGGTGGGCGTTGGTTCTTTTGTTGCCTTGGCAGTAGACTTGGTCAGTATTCTGCTTATTTCTGTAGTGTGCTGCCTTATCCTGTTGTTTTTCGTAGACAAGATCAAAAGCCACATCAAGTTCTTCCTGATTATAGCTATTCTGATCCTATTGTATTCCATAGGGAAGAAGCTTCACTTGTCTTCCCTATTGATGGTGCTGTGTTTTGGGTTGATGTTGAACAACGCGGCACTTTTCATCAAAGACCGGCTAGGGAAATACATTAGTCTGAGATCTCTGCAATCTGAGATTGTGCAGTTGAAACAGATTAACGGTGAAAGCGCCTTTGTAATCAGGACATTTTTCTTCCTGCTTTTTGGGTTCTCTATTGACTTGCAAGAGTTATATCAGTTAGATATATGGGTGCTGGGCTTCACCATTTTCTCCATCATTCTGCTGGTGCGGTACGCTTACCTGCAATACATTGCCAAAGTGCCACTCATTCCAGAGCTCTTCATTGCGCCCCGGGGCCTGATTACCATTTTGCTCTTTTACAGCATTCCCTCGCAGTACGTCATAGAAGGCATGAATGAAAGTGTGCTTTTCTTTGTGGTGCTGCTCTCCAGCCTGCTCATGATGCTGGGCCTGATGCTCACCAGAAACAACGTGAACGATATCCCAAATTATTAA
- the sdaAA gene encoding L-serine ammonia-lyase, iron-sulfur-dependent, subunit alpha, producing the protein MSLLFNDFASWGQHCQATGEPLYQAVLAYETEQKGRTEEQIWDGLQRAYDVMRDAVKTGLTEDMTSRSGMVNNGAKKVAAAPVTVLSSEFQQLISRALGAKEVNSCMGRVVAAPTAGASGILPGILTTIQDLHKLDDHKIHEGLLVAAGIALIIETNASLAGAVGGCQAETGSAAAMGAGAIVYCLGGTVEQTFAAVAITIQCMLGLICDPVAGLVEVPCIVRNASAAAIAFSSAQIAIAGVNPVIPVDQCVMALGEVGQSMETRYKETALGGLANTPRGREIENMVLVQDVEILPDEDSE; encoded by the coding sequence ATGTCGTTACTATTTAATGATTTTGCGAGTTGGGGGCAGCACTGCCAAGCTACGGGAGAACCGTTGTACCAGGCCGTGCTTGCCTATGAAACGGAGCAGAAAGGCCGCACCGAAGAACAGATCTGGGATGGCCTGCAACGGGCGTATGACGTTATGCGCGATGCTGTGAAAACCGGCCTCACCGAAGACATGACCTCGCGTTCTGGCATGGTAAACAACGGGGCCAAAAAAGTAGCCGCTGCGCCAGTGACCGTTTTGTCCTCGGAATTCCAACAACTCATTAGCCGGGCTTTAGGGGCGAAGGAAGTGAACTCCTGCATGGGTCGGGTGGTGGCGGCTCCTACGGCCGGGGCTTCCGGTATTCTGCCGGGCATTCTGACCACCATCCAGGACCTGCACAAGCTGGACGACCACAAGATACACGAAGGGCTGTTAGTAGCTGCCGGTATTGCCTTGATCATTGAAACCAATGCCTCTCTGGCCGGAGCGGTAGGCGGTTGCCAGGCCGAAACTGGTAGTGCCGCTGCCATGGGCGCCGGGGCTATTGTGTACTGCCTGGGTGGCACGGTGGAGCAGACCTTTGCAGCCGTCGCTATTACTATCCAGTGTATGTTGGGGTTGATCTGTGATCCGGTAGCTGGTCTCGTAGAAGTGCCTTGCATCGTCCGGAATGCCAGTGCGGCCGCCATTGCGTTTTCCAGTGCTCAGATTGCCATTGCCGGCGTGAACCCGGTTATACCCGTTGACCAATGCGTGATGGCACTTGGCGAAGTAGGGCAAAGCATGGAAACCAGATACAAAGAAACGGCCCTAGGTGGCCTGGCAAACACCCCCAGAGGTCGTGAGATAGAAAACATGGTGCTGGTACAGGACGTGGAGATTCTGCCAGATGAAGACAGTGAGTGA